A genome region from Fusarium musae strain F31 chromosome 5, whole genome shotgun sequence includes the following:
- a CDS encoding hypothetical protein (EggNog:ENOG41) produces the protein MNGEDPPERPSEITAIINGLERYNPEAVGALETYLQDQCEQKFTDCNANRTLLKLYQLNPDRIKDEVITNVLVKTMTQFPSAQFSLALHLINPSAAVTGDLGEAITKLRSLNGQLEGAQYSRFWADLDDDMVADLIADIPDFEDVVRHRIALLVSQAFRELQITHLESWLGLNEDATKKFVTEVCGWTVESDGSVKVPSNPDNEAKKAEIREDVNVEQFSRVIRRSWEDTV, from the exons ATGAACGGTGAAGATCCGCCTGAGAGGCCCAGCGAGATCACGGCCATCATCAACGGACTCGAGCGATACAACCCCGAGGCTGTCGGCGCCCTTGAGACCTATCTCCAAGACCAATGCGAGCAGAAGTTCACTGACTGCAATGCCAACCGAACGCTGCTGAAACT ATACCAGCTCAACCCCGACCGTATCAAGGATGAGGTGATCACCAACGTCTTGGTCAAGACAATGACCCAGTTCCCCTCGGCACAGTTCTCTCTCGCTCTCCACCTCATCAACCCCTCCGCTGCTGTCACTGGTGACCTCGGCGAAGCTATCACTAAGCTCCGATCTCTCAACGGTCAGCTCGAGGGTGCTCAGTACTCCCGTTTCTGGGCCGATCTCGACGACGACATGGTTGCCGATTTGATTGCCGACATTCCTGACTTTGAGGACGTCGTTCGACACAGGATCGCCCTTCTCGTCTCACAGGCTTTCCGTGAGCTCCAGATCACCCATCTCGAGTCATGGCTCGGTCTCAACGAGGACGCCACCAAGAAGTTTGTTACCGAGGTTTGTGGTTGGACTGTCGAGAGTGACGGCAGCGTCAAGGTTCCCTCAAACCCTGacaacgaggccaagaaggctgagatccGTGAGGACGTCAACGTCGAGCAGTTCTCCAGGGTAATCCGACGGTCGTGGGAGGACACTGTTTGA
- a CDS encoding hypothetical protein (EggNog:ENOG41), with the protein MPSPTKKRKLNNGIKSSTPARGLEYFFSKQKQNDTESSKKSKAEENAEGTSSDATTELTDEELARKLQAEWDQEVAKKPQNTLQAQTLELTSKHNGSVSRDESPSPAGLKPKPPVILPTALSKPGILTSTKPTLSLQAAGMAEDTTTTSIPLDETPLMFDPSEYLDQLKEHWASEGGNASYALLTRCFILINGTTSRIKIVDTLVNCLRVLIEGDPASLLPAVWLATNAISPPYISMELGLGGSAISKALRNVCGLDNRALKAIYDKYGDAGDVAFEAKKKQSFTLRKPKPLTIKGVYEILVKIASSQGQGSSEMKQRLVDRLLQDARGGEESRFIVRTLSQHLRIGAVKTTMLIALSRAFLLSRPPGADFPLKSVSDLAKLKKEDLAEIWARAEEIVKACFARRPNYNDLVPVLLEIGISEELLIRCGLTMHIPLRPMLGSITRDLSEMLTKLQGRDFACEFKYDGQRAQIHCDESGKVSIFSRHLEVMTDKYPDLVELIPKIRGEGVDSFIMEGEVVAVDRETGELKNFQTLTNRARKEVDIGSITVDVCMFAFDLMYLNGQPLLDRPFRERRELLRSLFTEIPHHFTWVQSLDATSADSESVLEFFKAATDIKCEGIMVKILDNLPTVPYTEEADDGGPDGTNKLLTPISKSKGKGKARGKNDEKGETKTKTRRKPLLATYEPDKRLDSWLKVKKDYNSSFDTLDLIPVAGWHGQGRKAKWWSPILMACRNEETGSLEAVCKCMSGFTDAFYKANRQFYDDGEESGEPKNTRTKQPAFVEYSGPRPDIWFEPQEVWEMAFADITLSPTYTAAIGLVSNERGLSLRFPRFMKKRGDKSLEEASTNDFLAGLWRKQEAKTETTKSETGVEAEEAEEADD; encoded by the exons ATGCCCAGTCCGACCAAGAAACGGAAGCTCAACAACGGCATcaaatcatcaacaccagcccGTGGTCTTGAGTACTTCTTTTCAAAGCAAAAGCAGAATGACACAGAGTCAAGTAAAAAGTCAAAGGCAGAAGAAAATGCTGAAGGTACATCAAGTGATGCTACTACAGAATTAACAGATGAAGAATTAGCTAGGAAGCTTCAGGCAGAATGGGACCAGGAAGTTGCAAAGAAGCCACAGAACACACTACAGGCACAGACACTTGAGCTCACGAGCAAACACAATGGGTCAGTCTCTCGAGATGAAAGTCCTAGTCCTGCAGGCCTAAAGCCGAAGCCCCCAGTCATTCTCCCAACGGCTCTCAGCAAGCCTGGCATACTCACCTCTACAAAACCTACTCTCAGTCTTCAGGCAGCAGGCATGGCTGAAGATACGACTACCACATCAATACCTCTCGATGAAACCCCCCTAATGTTCGACCCGTCTGAGTATCTGGACCAACTAAAGGAGCACTGGGCATCTGAAGGCGGCAATGCGTCATATGCCCTTCTCACCCGCTGCTTTATTCTCATCAACGGCACTACGAGCCGGATTAAGATTGTAGATACCCTCGTAAACTGTTTAAGAGTTCTTATTGAGGGAGACCCAGCGAGCCTACTACCAGCT GTATGGCTGGCAACAAATGCGATTTCACCTCCTTATATCTCCATGGAACTCGGACTGGGTGGCTCAGCGATATCAAAAGCATTGCGCAACGTTTGTGGACTAGACAACCGAGCTTTAAAGGCCATTTACGACAAATATGGAGATGCGGGAGATGTGGCCTTTGAAGCCAAGAAAAAGCAGAGCTTCACTCTCAGAAAACCAAAACCTCTCACGATCAAGGGCGTCTATGAAATTTTGGTGAAGATTGCCAGCAGTCAAGGGCAGGGTAGTTCCGAAATGAAGCAAAGACTGGTGGACCGATTACTGCAGGACGCTCGGGGTGGTGAAGAGAGTCGATTCATCGTGCGGACACTTTCTCAGCAT TTGCGTATTGGTGCTGTAAAAACAACGATGCTGATTGCTTTATCACGGGCCTTTTTGCTCTCACGCCCACCAGGGGCTGACTTTCCTCTAAAATCGGTATCTGATCTTGCAAAGCTCAAAAAAGAAGATTTGGCTGAAATTTGGGCGCGGGCTGAGGAGATAGTCAAGGCCTGCTTTGCGAGACGCCCAAACTACAACGACCTTGTGCCTGTTCTCCTAGAAATTGGGATTTCTGAGGAACTGCTAATACGATGTGGTCTCACCATGCATATACCGCTACGACCTATGCTCGGAAGCATCACCAGAGACTTGTCCGAGATGCTTACAAAACTACAGGGCCGAGACTTTGCGTGCGAGTTCAAGTACGACGGACAGAGAGCTCAAATACATTGCGATGAGAGTGGGAAAGTCAGCATCTTCTCGCGCCACTTGGAGGTCATGACAGACAAATATCCTGACTTGGTTGAGCTGATACCTAAGATACGCGGAGAGGGCGTTgatagcttcatcatggaagGTGAAGTTGTCGCAGTTGATCGTGAAACCGGCGAGCTCAAAAATTTCCAAACGCTCACAAACCGAGCGAGAAAAGAAGTCGACATCGGAAGTATCACTGTGGACGTTTGCATGTTTGCGTTCGACTTGATGTATTTGAACGGGCAGCCATTGCTAGATCGACCCTTTCGAGAACGAAGAGAACTTCTACGATCACTATTTACAGAAATACCGCATCACTTTACTTGGGTACAGAGCCTTGATGCTACATCTGCGGACTCCGAATCTGTTCTCGAGTTTTTCAAGGCTGCCACGGATATCAAATGCGAGGGTATCATGGTAAAAATCTTGGATAACTTACCCACAGTGCCATACACAGAAGAGGCAGATGATGGTGGGCCAGATGGGACCAACAAATTACTTACACCAATATCCAAGtccaaaggaaaaggaaaagcgAGAGGAAAGAATGATGAAAAGGGGGAGACCAAAACGAAAACAAGACGCAAACCTTTACTGGCTACCTACGAGCCAGACAAGCGACTTGATTCCTggctcaaagtcaagaaagATTATAACTCGAGCTTCGATACTCTCGACCTTATTCCTGTCGCCGGGTGGCATGGGCAAGGGCGTAAGGCGAAATGGTGGTCACCTATTCTCATGGCCTGCCGCAACGAAGAGACAGGGTCCCTGGAGGCAGTATGTAAATGCATGTCTGGATTTACGGACGCATTCTACAAGGCCAATCGACAATTTTATGACGATGGCGAAGAGAGCGGCGAACCCAAGAACACCAGAACTAAGCAGCCCGCCTTTGTCGAATATTCAGGCCCAAGACCAGATATCTGGTTTGAACCACAAGAAGTGTGGGAAATGGCATTTGCAGATATTACATTGAGTCCGACTTATACTGCAGCGATTGGTCTCGTGAGTAATGAGAGAGGCCTGAGTTTGAGATTTCCAAGATTTATGAAGAAACGGGGGGACAAGAGTCTTGAAGAGGCCAGCACCAACGATTTCTTGGCTGGCCTTTGGCGAAAACAAGAAGCCAAAACGGAAACCACAAAGAGTGAGACAGGGGTagaagcagaagaggcagaagaagccGATGATTGA